In Deinococcus sp. QL22, the following are encoded in one genomic region:
- a CDS encoding response regulator → MSVPTPPRTILIVDDSSGVRLMLARLLAPHLSVRLADGASSALDALTPETALVLSDVRMPGESGLDLARMLREQRPDLPVVLMTGVVEDELRAQALELGVLDVLRKPITPGTLFPALRGWLGDGLEAVLSASVIEASVIEAETAHSAQLHEGAGALAAAPPPFDPEPNRALMTGLGALPGVAAVAQYDTEGVLQESWGAALPSELGPSVRVLVMAARLGGPHIGTSNLPRAVQVEYADRVLVVAAVPTGFLAVLVRDTPGASTVKAWLRNRLGD, encoded by the coding sequence ATGTCTGTCCCAACCCCGCCGCGTACCATCCTGATCGTGGATGACAGTTCTGGCGTGAGGCTGATGCTGGCCCGCCTGCTGGCCCCACATCTGTCGGTGCGTTTGGCCGATGGAGCCAGCAGTGCCCTCGACGCCCTGACGCCCGAAACGGCGCTGGTGCTGTCGGATGTGAGGATGCCGGGAGAAAGCGGGCTGGATCTGGCCCGGATGTTGCGTGAGCAGCGGCCCGATTTGCCCGTGGTGCTGATGACGGGGGTGGTAGAAGACGAACTGCGGGCACAGGCGCTCGAACTCGGTGTGCTGGACGTGCTGCGCAAGCCCATTACGCCCGGCACGCTGTTTCCGGCCCTGCGCGGCTGGCTGGGCGACGGGCTGGAAGCTGTCCTTTCGGCCAGTGTAATTGAAGCCAGTGTGATCGAAGCTGAGACAGCGCACAGCGCACAGCTCCATGAAGGCGCTGGTGCTCTGGCTGCCGCCCCCCCACCCTTTGACCCAGAACCCAACCGCGCCCTGATGACGGGCCTCGGCGCGCTGCCAGGGGTGGCGGCGGTGGCGCAGTACGACACTGAGGGGGTGCTGCAAGAAAGCTGGGGCGCGGCGCTGCCCAGCGAACTCGGCCCATCGGTGCGCGTGTTGGTCATGGCGGCCCGGCTTGGTGGCCCGCACATCGGTACATCCAATCTGCCCCGCGCCGTGCAGGTGGAGTACGCAGACCGTGTGCTGGTGGTCGCCGCTGTGCCCACAGGCTTTCTGGCCGTGCTGGTACGCGATACGCCGGGGGCCAGTACGGTCAAGGCGTGGCTGCGAAACCGCCTGGGCGACTGA
- a CDS encoding glutamine--tRNA ligase/YqeY domain fusion protein, with protein MTVPDPSPTPADAAAAPVNAARAAPTSVIDNFITEIIERDLQSGKYPQVVTRFPPEPNGYLHLGHTFASFLDFQTAVQYGGRYHLRMDDTNPEGESEEFAQGIQDDLAWMGWQWGEHLYYASDNFERYYDYAVKLIQMGKAYVDSVSGDEMARLRGTTSEAGTPSEFRERSVEENLNLFARMRAGEFPEGAHVLRAKIDLANANMKLRDPVLYRILRADHYRAGSAWCIYPMYDFQHPLQDALEGVTHSMCSLEFVDNRAIYDWLMDTLGFNPRPHQYEFGRRSLEYTIVSKRKLRLLVNEGHVSGWDDPRMPTLRAQRRLGVTPEAVRAFAAQIGVSRTNRTVDLAVYENAVRGDLNHRAPRVMAVLEPLPVTLAGLDADRVLPIPYYPHDVVQASEDGLVPLPTGQRVSPEQAVRDVPLGAELYIEQDDFNADPPKGFKRLTPGGTVRLRGAGIIRADRFDIDSAGNVTRVYATLLTEEAKAGGVIHWVSAAHALPAEFRLYDRLFSVPNPERTEAADEDAPEMEEDAAPLDAAFLRHLNPNSLNITQGFVEGSVAADPLDTRYQFERQGYFWRDPVDSSADKLVFGRIITLKDAWANQSSEAAKVETRRGKAEAKADAKAAPQPAPHAPQPTSLTPEQTAEVARLTALGVSDADARTLARDPQLLAFVNTAPTDSTLAQVASWAVNDLAATIREGRARVQPADLAPLAALLAAGTVTSRIARDTLARAAESGEAPAAIIEREGLSARLDPAELARVIAETVAANPDKVQAYRGGKVGLMGFFTGQVMRATGGKAEPQAVAEGLKAALEG; from the coding sequence ATGACCGTGCCCGACCCTAGCCCCACCCCTGCCGACGCTGCTGCCGCTCCCGTTAACGCAGCGCGTGCGGCCCCTACTTCTGTTATCGACAACTTCATCACCGAAATCATCGAGCGCGACCTTCAATCCGGCAAATACCCTCAGGTCGTGACCCGTTTTCCGCCCGAACCCAACGGCTACCTGCACCTCGGCCATACCTTCGCGTCGTTTCTGGACTTCCAGACGGCGGTGCAGTACGGCGGGCGCTACCACCTGCGCATGGACGACACCAACCCGGAAGGCGAGAGCGAGGAATTCGCGCAGGGCATTCAGGATGATCTGGCCTGGATGGGCTGGCAGTGGGGCGAGCATCTGTATTACGCCTCCGACAACTTTGAGCGCTACTACGACTACGCCGTAAAGCTGATCCAGATGGGCAAAGCCTACGTGGATTCGGTCAGCGGCGACGAGATGGCCCGCCTGCGTGGCACCACCAGCGAGGCGGGTACGCCCAGCGAGTTCCGTGAGCGTTCAGTCGAGGAAAACCTGAACCTGTTCGCCCGGATGCGGGCCGGAGAGTTCCCCGAAGGCGCACACGTGCTGCGGGCCAAAATAGACCTCGCCAACGCGAATATGAAGTTGCGCGACCCCGTGCTGTACCGGATTTTGCGGGCCGACCACTACCGCGCCGGGAGTGCGTGGTGCATCTATCCGATGTACGACTTTCAGCACCCGCTCCAAGATGCGCTGGAGGGTGTGACGCACTCCATGTGCAGCCTGGAATTCGTGGACAACCGCGCCATCTACGACTGGTTGATGGACACGCTGGGCTTCAATCCCCGCCCGCATCAGTACGAATTTGGGCGGCGCAGCTTGGAATACACGATTGTGTCCAAGCGCAAATTGCGGTTGCTGGTCAATGAGGGTCATGTGTCGGGCTGGGACGATCCCCGGATGCCCACGCTGCGTGCCCAGCGGCGTTTAGGCGTGACGCCCGAAGCCGTGCGGGCCTTTGCCGCCCAGATCGGGGTCAGCCGCACCAACCGCACCGTAGACCTCGCTGTGTACGAAAACGCCGTGCGCGGCGACCTGAACCACCGCGCCCCCCGCGTGATGGCCGTGCTGGAGCCGCTGCCCGTGACCCTGGCCGGTCTGGATGCTGACCGTGTGTTGCCCATTCCTTACTACCCGCACGACGTGGTGCAGGCCAGTGAGGACGGCCTGGTGCCTCTGCCCACCGGACAGCGTGTGTCGCCCGAACAGGCGGTGCGCGACGTGCCACTGGGGGCTGAACTGTACATAGAGCAGGACGATTTCAACGCCGACCCACCCAAAGGTTTTAAGCGCCTGACTCCGGGAGGCACGGTGCGGCTACGCGGTGCAGGGATTATCCGTGCAGACCGCTTTGATATTGACTCAGCCGGCAACGTGACCCGCGTGTACGCCACGCTGCTGACTGAGGAGGCCAAAGCGGGCGGCGTGATTCACTGGGTCAGCGCCGCACACGCCCTGCCCGCCGAATTCCGGCTGTATGACCGCCTGTTTTCCGTGCCCAACCCGGAGCGTACCGAGGCCGCCGACGAGGACGCGCCAGAAATGGAGGAAGACGCCGCACCGTTGGACGCCGCCTTCCTGCGTCATCTGAACCCCAACAGCCTGAACATTACACAGGGGTTTGTTGAGGGCAGCGTGGCCGCCGATCCCTTGGATACCCGCTACCAGTTCGAGCGGCAGGGCTACTTCTGGCGCGATCCGGTAGACAGCAGCGCAGACAAGTTGGTCTTCGGGCGAATTATTACGCTGAAGGATGCCTGGGCCAACCAGAGCAGCGAGGCGGCCAAAGTGGAGACGCGCCGGGGGAAAGCCGAGGCCAAAGCGGACGCAAAAGCCGCGCCGCAGCCCGCGCCTCACGCCCCTCAGCCCACCTCCCTGACACCCGAACAAACCGCCGAAGTCGCCCGCCTGACCGCGCTGGGTGTGTCCGACGCCGACGCCCGCACGCTGGCCCGCGATCCTCAATTGCTGGCCTTCGTCAATACGGCTCCTACAGATTCCACGCTGGCCCAGGTCGCGTCGTGGGCGGTCAATGATCTGGCCGCCACCATCCGTGAAGGCCGTGCCCGCGTGCAGCCCGCAGACCTTGCGCCATTGGCCGCGCTCTTGGCCGCCGGAACCGTGACCAGCCGAATTGCCCGCGATACGCTGGCCCGCGCCGCCGAATCGGGCGAGGCCCCCGCCGCCATCATCGAGCGCGAAGGCCTCAGCGCCCGCCTGGATCCCGCCGAACTGGCCCGCGTGATCGCCGAAACGGTGGCCGCCAACCCCGATAAGGTGCAGGCTTACCGGGGCGGCAAAGTGGGCCTGATGGGCTTTTTCACCGGTCAGGTCATGCGGGCCACCGGGGGCAAAGCCGAGCCGCAGGCGGTAGCAGAAGGACTGAAGGCCGCGCTGGAAGGCTGA
- a CDS encoding zinc dependent phospholipase C family protein encodes MGTWISHFRVAELLLERLPGLDAQQFVIGNVAPDSGRPNHDWTSFDPPKSVTHFLQPGDDEGRIRDLTFYREFVGPLRGGDPAHFSFMLGYFTHLVTDNLWMHLIGHSIKQAFAAEFAEDKAATWGRVKDDWYGLDHKYLRDCPDNAFARWVMGAPNPPSPFAFLPSEALAYRLDDLREFYSHPEAFVLDRKYPYFSEATMNRAVQDCAREIAALLEQLEAGTVPDDAQISLHLMNLPPAYLLP; translated from the coding sequence ATGGGCACCTGGATCAGTCATTTCCGTGTGGCAGAGTTACTGCTGGAACGCTTACCCGGCCTAGACGCCCAACAGTTCGTGATCGGCAATGTGGCCCCCGACTCCGGGCGTCCCAACCACGACTGGACGAGTTTCGACCCGCCCAAGTCGGTCACGCATTTCCTGCAACCCGGCGACGATGAAGGCCGAATTCGTGACCTGACTTTTTATCGGGAGTTCGTGGGGCCATTGCGGGGCGGCGACCCGGCCCATTTCAGTTTCATGCTGGGGTATTTCACGCATCTGGTCACCGATAACCTGTGGATGCACCTGATTGGACACAGTATCAAGCAGGCGTTTGCCGCCGAATTTGCTGAAGACAAAGCAGCGACTTGGGGCCGTGTCAAAGACGACTGGTACGGCCTGGATCACAAATATCTGCGCGATTGCCCCGACAACGCTTTTGCCCGCTGGGTGATGGGTGCGCCCAATCCGCCGTCACCGTTCGCGTTTCTGCCCTCGGAGGCGCTGGCCTACCGTCTGGACGACCTGCGCGAGTTTTACAGCCATCCCGAAGCCTTTGTCCTAGACCGCAAATATCCGTATTTCAGCGAGGCGACCATGAACCGGGCCGTGCAGGACTGTGCCCGCGAGATCGCTGCGCTGCTAGAGCAGTTGGAAGCCGGGACTGTTCCCGACGACGCCCAGATTTCTCTGCACCTAATGAACTTGCCGCCAGCGTACCTCCTGCCCTAA
- a CDS encoding metallophosphoesterase produces the protein MSRQVLIVPDLHGRADLLIAAAERYPDAHFLSLGDAIDRGRHSMETVQLLLDLKGQGRATLLMGNHERMAEEGLKWYTRYTGTHDLGDYRKAMEGYQWWMGNGGDSVRKELGSLTLEKFPPLLSAYLEQLKRVVFVTADGEIHDEPPSEPSVLVSHAAPPVKHRQYPNPLSAALWLRPFEGPFAMPDGVVYSVHGHTPVRTPTRLYNHVYIDLGAYETGRLALLDVNVQATPDITVLCGRGDPGVARRYSAFGEAIPTQSVNLLGML, from the coding sequence ATGAGTCGCCAAGTCCTGATCGTGCCCGACCTGCACGGACGCGCAGACCTGCTGATCGCCGCCGCCGAACGCTACCCGGACGCCCACTTTCTGAGCCTGGGCGACGCCATAGACCGGGGCAGGCACAGCATGGAAACCGTGCAACTGCTGCTGGATCTGAAGGGTCAGGGCCGCGCCACGCTGCTGATGGGCAACCACGAGCGCATGGCCGAAGAAGGCCTGAAGTGGTACACGCGCTACACGGGCACGCACGATCTGGGCGATTACCGCAAGGCGATGGAAGGCTACCAGTGGTGGATGGGGAACGGCGGAGACAGCGTGCGCAAGGAACTCGGCAGCCTGACGCTGGAGAAATTCCCGCCCCTGCTGTCGGCTTACTTGGAGCAACTGAAGCGGGTGGTGTTTGTCACCGCAGACGGGGAAATTCACGACGAACCCCCGTCTGAGCCGAGTGTGCTGGTATCGCACGCCGCGCCGCCCGTGAAGCATCGGCAGTACCCCAATCCCTTGTCGGCGGCGCTGTGGCTCCGGCCATTCGAGGGGCCCTTTGCCATGCCCGACGGCGTGGTGTACAGCGTGCATGGACATACGCCGGTGCGGACGCCCACGCGCCTGTACAACCATGTGTACATAGATCTGGGCGCGTATGAGACGGGCAGACTGGCCCTGCTGGACGTGAATGTGCAGGCCACGCCCGATATCACGGTGCTGTGCGGGCGCGGTGATCCGGGTGTGGCCCGCCGCTACAGCGCGTTCGGGGAGGCGATTCCTACCCAAAGCGTGAATCTGCTGGGGATGCTGTAG
- a CDS encoding metallophosphoesterase codes for MRVSDLPKPSTVPNSSRRRFLRGLLGSGAALGLLGGATVAQSYLHGVTRHTRTLPGLQAPLRLAFLTDLHYGLFMHENNVQQWIEATNAERPDVVLLGGDLMDYRTDGPPTPLLRQLERLQAPLGVYGVWGNHDYGSFGYYGNRHYGSKRPDWQNRREELRVAFAGAGVTLLRNEGRTLRADLHIGGVDDLWHGQPDAAAALAGAGSRATLLVTHNPDLLPDLLAPVGLVLCGHTHGGQVRLPLLGALMVPSRYGQKYAMGWVAGAHETPAYVSRGLGVSGLPVRNLCTPEITMLTLNPA; via the coding sequence GTGCGCGTGTCTGACCTCCCCAAGCCGTCCACCGTGCCCAACTCTTCCCGCCGCCGCTTCCTGCGTGGGCTGCTGGGCAGCGGCGCGGCGTTGGGGTTGCTCGGCGGCGCAACGGTGGCCCAGAGTTATCTGCACGGTGTCACGCGCCATACGCGCACTTTGCCCGGACTGCAAGCCCCGCTGCGTCTGGCCTTCCTGACCGACCTGCATTACGGCCTGTTTATGCACGAAAACAACGTGCAGCAGTGGATAGAGGCCACCAACGCCGAGCGCCCGGATGTGGTGTTGCTGGGCGGCGACCTGATGGATTACCGCACCGATGGCCCGCCCACGCCGCTGCTGAGGCAACTGGAACGGCTGCAAGCGCCGCTGGGCGTGTACGGCGTGTGGGGCAACCACGATTACGGCAGCTTCGGCTATTACGGCAACCGGCATTACGGCTCCAAGCGCCCCGATTGGCAAAATCGCCGCGAGGAATTGCGCGTTGCGTTTGCGGGAGCAGGCGTGACCCTGCTGCGCAATGAGGGCCGCACCCTGCGTGCCGACCTGCACATTGGCGGCGTAGACGACCTATGGCACGGCCAGCCAGACGCGGCGGCAGCGTTGGCCGGAGCGGGGAGCCGCGCCACGTTGTTGGTGACGCATAACCCCGACCTTCTGCCCGATTTGCTCGCCCCAGTGGGTCTGGTGCTGTGCGGTCACACGCACGGTGGGCAAGTGCGGTTGCCGCTGTTAGGCGCGCTCATGGTGCCCAGTCGCTACGGCCAAAAATACGCGATGGGCTGGGTCGCCGGAGCACACGAAACCCCCGCCTATGTAAGCCGGGGCTTAGGCGTCAGCGGGCTGCCGGTTCGCAATCTGTGTACGCCAGAGATCACGATGCTGACGCTGAATCCGGCGTAA
- a CDS encoding FAD-dependent oxidoreductase — protein sequence MTAAAAGQVWAHVGQSFSETEYDIVIIGAGRMGAACALYLRQLMPGSRLLLTEQGGLPNEDGATILAAGVWTVQDIPDGDSAQLWKERANWTRAQLAAQTASIGNGIQFQSRPLLSLHPKAALQRVPTAEALAAYPGSLALLDADLLPFAEADLTAAAYRPGALAAAQASAAVRAGADLMLNTQAHLVPGGVRLDRLTVTNTHQIVTHETHTIRAGFVVVAAGAEGPELLEQGLGIHTTHARAYRQTPRLNAPSDSGGSGADLSPVLRVDGLTLRPQNGGYTLYPRIHHRDPHGYAPTGGRLTGVPVGLRRETLEDLVGLMDALPVLGTEALETGRSLADVPGAWLALPNGRTDAPPLHQRVLPDVSLLLGGPLADTFGLAVAFDLAASLAGVEGRPWEEGNHVAHSLPPSLPPQG from the coding sequence ATGACGGCAGCGGCGGCGGGACAGGTCTGGGCACACGTCGGGCAATCTTTTTCGGAGACGGAATACGACATCGTGATCATCGGGGCCGGACGAATGGGCGCGGCCTGTGCCCTGTATCTGCGCCAACTGATGCCCGGTTCCAGACTCTTGCTCACCGAACAAGGTGGCCTGCCAAACGAAGACGGCGCGACGATTCTGGCGGCAGGCGTGTGGACCGTGCAGGACATTCCAGATGGAGACTCAGCTCAACTCTGGAAAGAGCGGGCCAACTGGACGCGGGCGCAATTGGCCGCCCAAACCGCCTCGATAGGGAACGGCATTCAGTTTCAGAGTCGCCCGTTGCTGAGCCTGCATCCAAAAGCTGCACTGCAACGGGTGCCGACTGCGGAGGCTCTGGCTGCGTATCCGGGTTCGCTGGCCCTGCTGGACGCCGATCTGCTCCCCTTCGCCGAGGCTGACCTGACGGCGGCCGCCTACAGGCCCGGTGCGCTGGCGGCGGCACAGGCGAGCGCGGCAGTGCGGGCGGGGGCTGACCTGATGCTGAACACTCAGGCTCATCTGGTTCCCGGCGGCGTGCGCCTAGACCGCCTGACCGTGACCAATACGCACCAGATCGTGACGCACGAAACGCACACCATCCGGGCTGGATTCGTGGTGGTGGCCGCTGGAGCCGAGGGGCCTGAACTGCTGGAGCAGGGGTTGGGCATTCATACCACCCACGCCCGCGCCTACCGCCAGACGCCGCGCCTGAATGCCCCCAGCGACAGTGGCGGCAGCGGGGCTGACCTCTCCCCTGTTCTGCGGGTGGATGGTCTGACGTTGCGCCCGCAGAACGGCGGCTACACGCTGTATCCGCGCATTCATCACCGTGACCCACACGGCTACGCGCCCACCGGGGGCCGCCTGACCGGGGTTCCGGTGGGCCTGCGCCGCGAAACGCTGGAAGATCTGGTGGGCCTGATGGACGCCCTGCCTGTATTGGGAACGGAGGCGCTGGAAACGGGCCGCAGCTTGGCCGACGTGCCGGGTGCGTGGCTGGCGTTGCCCAATGGCCGAACAGACGCGCCGCCCCTGCATCAGCGGGTGTTGCCGGATGTATCGCTGCTGCTGGGTGGCCCGCTGGCCGATACGTTTGGGCTGGCAGTAGCGTTTGATCTGGCGGCGAGTTTGGCGGGGGTGGAGGGGCGGCCCTGGGAGGAAGGCAATCACGTTGCTCACTCCCTCCCTCCCAGCCTCCCCCCTCAAGGGTGA
- a CDS encoding SpoIID/LytB domain-containing protein, giving the protein MSAPRFSSRLPTHVLVVGGLLCAPAASALNVRVLVLAAPSLTVRVPVAAPPATPLPVYPAVPTPAPLQFAAWRVGVQGSGAGARLTLNGQDSGNATLYLPPTPGSVVEIGGKAYRGGVFLRTERGGVQAINVVNVEDYLRGVVASEMPSSWPAAALAAQAVIARTYVAARVNPALPFDTCATESCQVYTGIASEKPATDAAIAATAGQVVAYAGKAASTYFSSDSGGFTASSAEVWGKDVPYLTAKADPFSAGSPRARWRIEVPLSKVQEVAGRYGVRVGILQAVTVNGFSASGRPQQISFTGASGVARISGAEAGGFVRSLGAVSSRATLSGLNPLIVEGAGAGHGVGLSQYGALGLARQGYDHLHVLGFYYPGTSLSALAGGVEGTRPRLALARPLPSPASLNLFASHPAAPTWMTQ; this is encoded by the coding sequence ATGTCTGCACCGCGTTTCTCTTCCCGGCTGCCCACACACGTCTTGGTTGTGGGCGGGCTGCTGTGCGCTCCTGCGGCCTCGGCCCTGAATGTGCGCGTGCTGGTGCTGGCTGCGCCCAGCCTGACGGTGCGGGTTCCGGTGGCGGCCCCTCCGGCAACGCCCCTTCCGGTCTATCCGGCCGTGCCCACCCCCGCGCCCCTGCAATTTGCGGCGTGGCGCGTGGGCGTGCAGGGTAGCGGCGCAGGTGCACGCCTGACGCTGAACGGGCAAGACTCTGGCAACGCTACCCTGTATTTGCCCCCAACCCCCGGCAGCGTCGTGGAAATTGGCGGCAAGGCCTACCGGGGCGGGGTGTTCCTGCGAACCGAGCGCGGCGGCGTGCAGGCCATTAATGTGGTGAATGTCGAGGACTATCTGCGCGGCGTGGTGGCGTCCGAGATGCCGAGTTCCTGGCCCGCTGCGGCGCTGGCGGCTCAGGCTGTGATTGCCCGCACCTACGTCGCTGCCCGCGTGAATCCCGCCCTACCGTTTGACACCTGCGCCACCGAAAGCTGTCAGGTCTACACCGGAATAGCGTCCGAGAAACCCGCCACCGACGCCGCCATTGCCGCCACTGCTGGGCAAGTCGTGGCCTACGCAGGCAAGGCGGCCAGCACCTATTTTTCCAGCGATTCGGGCGGGTTTACGGCGTCCAGCGCCGAAGTCTGGGGTAAGGACGTGCCCTACCTGACGGCCAAAGCTGACCCCTTTTCGGCAGGCAGCCCACGTGCGCGGTGGCGCATAGAGGTTCCGCTGAGCAAGGTGCAGGAAGTCGCGGGGCGCTACGGCGTGCGCGTCGGCATCCTTCAGGCCGTCACGGTCAACGGTTTCAGCGCGTCGGGCAGGCCACAGCAGATCAGCTTTACGGGTGCGTCGGGTGTGGCCCGCATTTCCGGGGCCGAGGCAGGCGGCTTTGTGCGTTCGCTGGGCGCGGTCAGCAGCCGGGCCACCCTCTCGGGCCTGAACCCACTGATCGTGGAGGGCGCGGGCGCGGGGCACGGCGTCGGCCTCTCGCAGTACGGGGCGCTGGGGCTGGCGCGGCAGGGCTACGACCATCTGCACGTACTGGGCTTCTATTACCCCGGCACATCGCTGAGTGCGCTGGCGGGCGGGGTAGAGGGAACGCGGCCTAGGCTGGCGCTGGCTCGCCCGCTGCCTTCTCCTGCATCTCTGAATCTCTTTGCCAGTCACCCCGCTGCCCCCACTTGGATGACCCAATGA
- a CDS encoding serine hydrolase, with translation MFRRDPLDTVLGDVHSLLRTKLTPLYPLLREVYGRGGVLGVWHNGQTVLVGFEQVASTELFELASVTKPFTAALAGALVQAGQLKWTTPLAQLGKPLRRLPASVTALALATHTAGLPAHPLRAGLTALTRWHDPYGAMTEQAVLGSVKRWTRASSASTATPSPRFVYSNLGVGALGLALAYAAGKPMTVEGYGAALSHHVTQPLALPSITLTPAERHRTAYSLLGSTQATQFGPLAGAGGLYGTAADLLAFGAAHLSGEAGTHWQTSLRPLGLPAQIHGVAPGWFQTGGAVWHGGVARGTRTALGFSPQSGTVVVVLARGGLGWVKRDVVTPLLLRLLEGKSR, from the coding sequence ATGTTCCGCCGCGACCCACTAGACACTGTGCTGGGCGACGTTCACAGCCTTTTGCGAACCAAATTGACGCCGCTTTATCCCTTGCTCCGGGAAGTGTATGGGCGGGGCGGCGTACTGGGGGTGTGGCACAACGGGCAGACCGTACTGGTGGGTTTCGAACAGGTTGCCAGCACTGAACTTTTCGAGCTGGCGAGTGTCACCAAGCCTTTTACTGCTGCTTTGGCGGGCGCATTGGTTCAGGCAGGCCAGTTGAAATGGACGACCCCGCTTGCCCAACTGGGTAAGCCGCTGCGCCGACTTCCTGCATCGGTGACCGCACTGGCGCTGGCGACACACACGGCTGGCCTGCCTGCCCATCCGTTGCGGGCCGGATTAACTGCCCTCACGCGCTGGCACGATCCATATGGGGCAATGACCGAACAGGCCGTGTTAGGCAGCGTGAAGCGCTGGACGCGGGCCAGTTCCGCCAGCACGGCCACTCCGTCGCCGCGCTTCGTCTATTCCAATCTGGGCGTGGGCGCGTTGGGGTTGGCTCTCGCCTACGCCGCTGGGAAGCCGATGACGGTTGAAGGGTACGGCGCGGCCCTCAGCCACCACGTCACCCAACCTCTGGCCTTGCCGAGCATCACGCTGACTCCCGCTGAACGACACCGCACCGCTTACAGCCTGTTGGGCAGCACGCAGGCCACCCAGTTTGGCCCGCTGGCCGGGGCAGGCGGCCTGTACGGCACGGCGGCAGATCTGCTGGCGTTTGGCGCGGCGCACCTGAGCGGGGAAGCGGGCACGCATTGGCAGACCTCGCTGCGGCCTCTGGGCCTTCCCGCACAGATTCACGGCGTCGCGCCCGGTTGGTTTCAGACCGGTGGGGCGGTGTGGCACGGCGGCGTCGCACGTGGGACACGCACAGCACTAGGATTTTCGCCGCAGAGTGGAACAGTCGTGGTGGTCTTGGCACGCGGCGGGCTGGGCTGGGTCAAGCGGGATGTGGTCACGCCTCTGCTGCTGCGCCTCTTGGAAGGAAAGAGTCGATGA